In Erigeron canadensis isolate Cc75 chromosome 6, C_canadensis_v1, whole genome shotgun sequence, the following are encoded in one genomic region:
- the LOC122604563 gene encoding potassium channel SKOR-like produces MYSSFFTPIEFGFFRGLPDHVYLLDILGQVVFFVDVFLLFFVAYRDIEREKLNQKSIAWRYLKTYFIFDLLSCMPWDIIYRVSGRKEEVRYLLLIRLVRVRKVLEFFRKLETDIRVNYFFSRILKLVMVELYCTHTAACIFYYLATTLPASQEEYTWIGSLKLGAYSYSNFRDIDLWKKYITSLYFAVITMATVGYGDIHAVNMREMIFVMVYVSFDMVLGAYLVGNITALVVKGSKTEIYRDRIKSLLKYVDKKTVRKEIHYKIKEQLLLPNDRSHSDPAVFQDLPTDVRTTIAEHLYKPQLKEVPLFKGCSPEFIDQIVTRVHEEFYPPGKVIMEQGSVVDQLYFICDGKLKEVIVNESGHEETVSDLKPQDSFGDVSILHNKLQPYTVRVLDHCLLLRIDKKSFSNILKIYLHDKQKILANLEKEAKTRQSLELSSYFQEPSEKVTQKRCTVYPFQPWEESKDQNKYGVVLRVPDTIDELMKTAAEYLKLDLLPTSCIITKEKGQIVNADIIKDEEKLYLITTQA; encoded by the exons ATGTACTCTTCTTTCTTTACACCCATAGAATTCGGGTTCTTCAGGGGATTGCCTGACCacgtatatttactagacatactTGGTCAAGTGGTTTTCTTCGTCGACGTCTTCCTTCTGTTCTTTGTTGCTTACAGAGACATAGAGCGTGAGAAGCTGAACCAAAAGTCAATTGCTTGGCG GTACTTGAAAacttatttcatatttgatttacTTTCCTGCATGCCTTGGGATATTATTTACAGG GTTTCtggaagaaaagaagaagtgAGATACCTTTTACTGATTAGATTGGTGCGGGTACGGAAGGTTCTAGAGTTCTTCCGCAAATTGGAGACAGACATACGggtcaattattttttttccaggaTTCTAAAACTTGTCATGGTTGAGCTGTATTGTACACATACGGCAGCATGCATATTCTATTATTTGGCCACGACTTTGCCAGCTTCACAAGAGGAATACACATGGATTGGGAGCCTAAAACTTGGGGCCTATAGCTACTCAAACTTTAGAGACATTGATCTTTGGAAGAAATACATAACATCCTTATACTTTGCGGTTATTACTATGGCAACAGTAG GATATGGTGACATTCATGCGGTTAATATGAGAGAAATGATATTTGTTATGGTTTATGTCTCGTTTGACATGGTTCTTGGTGCTTATTTGGTCGGTAATATAACAGCTTTAGTGGTGAAAGGATCGAAGACAGAAATATACAGGGATAGAATAAAAAGCCTCCTCAAATATGTTGACAAAAAAACAGTAAGGAAAGAAATACATTACAAAATCAAAGAGCAACTATTGTTACCAAATGATAGGAGCCATTCTGATCCTGCTGTGTTTCAAGACCTCCCAACCGACGTCCGCACCACT ATAGCTGAACATCTTTATAAGCCACAGCTTAAAGAAGTTCCACTTTTCAAAGGATGCTCTCCAGAATTCATCGATCAGATA GTAACCAGAGTGCATGAGGAGTTTTATCCTCCAGGGAAAGTAATAATGGAGCAAGGAAGTGTGGTTGACCAACTTTACTTCATCTGTGATGGAAAACTG AAAGAGGTAATAGTAAATGAAAGTGGACATGAAGAAACTGTATCGGATTTAAAACCTCAGGACTCATTTGGAGATGTTTCCATTCTACACAACAAACTTCAACCATATACAGTTCGAGTTCTTGACCATTGCCTCCTTTTGCGGATTGATAAGAAATCTTTCTCTAACATTCTCAAGATATATCTTCACGACAAACAAAAAATTCTCGCCAATCTAGAAAAGGAAGCCAAAACTCGCCAGTCATTAGAACTCTCATCGTATTTTCAAGAACCATCAG AGAAAGTGACGCAAAAGAGATGTACGGTATACCCATTTCAGCCATGGGAGGAATCAAAGGATCAGAACAAGTATGGAGTAGTATTACGGGTTCCAGACACCATTGACGAGCTCATGAAAACAGCAGCAGAATATTTGAAGTTGGACCTTCTTCCCACTTCTTGTAtcataacaaaagaaaaaggacAAATCGTTAATGCGGATATTATTAAAGATGAAGAAAAGCTGTACTTAATCACTACTCAGGCATAA